The Salmo salar chromosome ssa04, Ssal_v3.1, whole genome shotgun sequence genomic sequence AGGGGCCATTCTCCTAATCTAACTGCTATTGGGGTTGTGTCCGCTCTCGTCAACCTTCTGTGGTTTCTTTGGCACTCACCGTGGCGAGTGCCAACTTCCTGCAAAGAACGGAACACTTGGGTTAGGTTGCACCACAGACATTTTATTAGTGTGTGGTTTAGATAGAAGCTGCAGGTTGGATTACTGTACACTTGGTGGCCTCGGAATTCCGCCTGATATAAGTCTATATTGTGCAAATCCTCATGGACTCTGATGAAAGGCTTATCAGTTTACGAAACTATCTCTGCAGATGACACTGTTAATGATGCATCATTTGGAGCCTGTGTAATTTAAATGTCTCTGGTTTAAAAACAATTCCCAATGCATTTCATAGACAGGACTGGTGCATATTTTTCGTTGGATGATGCCAATTCTTATGATATGCTACTAAAATAAATCACTATTGATTTATGCTTCGGCACGTTCTGTACACATGTAAAGCCGTCACAGCATATCTGATTTGGAGTAGATCTTATTTCAATCAGATCCAAATGCAAAGACAACACACATCAGTTTCAATGGGGAAAAGTCCACTTTAAACAGGGTTTACGTCAAGCCTTTATGTCCTCTGTACTTGGAATATATAAGCCAATGGTCAGTTGTAAATAAATTCATAATTATAATAAGAAAAGAGACATTTCAGATGGACATGTCAGTGGTTTTATTTGATGAGTGACATAAAACATCCGTATTTTTCATGTCTTGAATATTTCGACACTGTCCGTCATCAAAAAATATTAATGTTGTGAGCCAAAGACTGGGTGTTCATTTACAACCCAGTACGGGGAATGGAGGGAACACTCAAATATATTTGGCTGTAGTACTACTGTCAGGAGAACACACGATTTCTGTTCATTGATTTATGTATTGATGGCAACTTACACACTTTAGTTGATCTACTCTGTTACACTCTGCATCACATACGAATGAATGATTTTGTGGATGTGTTGATAAAGTCCACTATATTTCAGAAGACATTGATATAGTTTGCTTAACAAATTGATGATCAAGACAGTTGACTATACTGTATCACTAACTATTGATAATACATCAGATTATAACTATGTCAAACATTTCAGCTTGTATTTTAAGTGTAATGACTAATGATTGAAAAAGCCCTTTGAAGCAATAATGTTTGATGATAGCTAAGATTTCACACTTtacagtttttcctagccactgtgcttctacatctgcattgtttgctctttggggttttaggctgggtatctgtaagcgctttgtgacaactgctggtgTAAAAAGCTCTTTATAAAATACAATTGATTGAGGACTTGCTTATGCCCTGGGGACAGTGGTAGAATGGCCATATGGTGACACCAGTTTATAATGCTGCAACCACATCCAAACAGAAAACTCATTATCATTTACTGTTTATGACATCTTAATAGTAATTCACAAGGCATTTACCATTATAGTAAAAAGCATATGGATACATAATACAGAGTTTCCTTAATTTTGGATGAATGTAAAACATTTAGTAAGCAATTGTGTGTAGCATATTTTGCACAATGTATCAGAGAAATCAGTGATCATAAATATTCCGTTTTGTTTCCTCCTCCAGTCCCGTAGatgtcactcacacactcagccaAGGGGGGAAATGTGTAGTTACAGTTGTCGTTGACTGTTTTCTTCTTCATGAGTTTTGGCTGTGCACTCCATGGCGGTGTCCTCCATGGTGTCATTGTAGTGAAGTTGAATATCAAGAAAATAAGAACTAGCTCTTCTTAATCATGACTGGTTACACAGCAGACGAAAAGCTCCGCGTAGAGCAGATTTCAAACCTCAGGAGGAAATGGCTGAAGGACCAAGAGCTCAGTCCCAGAGAGCCCGTGCTGCCAAAGACAGCCCCCGGGCCCGTGGCAAAATTCTGGGCTGGCTTTCTGGAACCGAAGACCCTGTGGAGGCTTTACGTGAGTTTATCATTTTGCAATTTCATTCTAATATATCTCAACGAACAACGCTGTGAGAATTGGATTACAATGACTAACTAGCTAGTATTTGTGATAGCTACGTACTATGTTTTTGTTTTGAGACGTCGGTGTTACTGTTTACTAGCTAGCCTAGCCAGTTGCatgggtcgtcactagttaccatagCCACATAGTTGCATGTTGACGCTCGTGACAGACGGGTTGACTAGTATTCTCATGCTTGGTGTGATGCCAGTCATCTGTGTCACTGCCAACCTGAACGTAACATAGCTACTGGCATGTTGCTAACTAATAGTTGTACCGAAAAACTGAATCAACTGTTGTCAGCAAGAAATCAACAACACCTGTTAACATTTGTGACACACGTCCCCTTTGTGTTGCTCTCTTTCCAGACCTACAAAGCCTACACTGGTGGAGTGTTCGCCTTGACCCGGTTGCTGATCCCTGCCTGGGTTGTGCATTATTACGTGAAGTATCATGTTGCTGTAAGTTTAATCAATTCAACACCAACAATAATGTTGTCTTTTCATTCATGTAGTGATGTTGTTGTTAGGaaaacctgttcctggagtgtAAGAGGATTTTGGCCCAACCAGACTCCACCTGGATTCTTCCAACCACCTCACAGGCCTAATTGGTTAAATTCATAACACCAGTCCTCCCAGCTCTAAATCAAACATGAAATGCCAGGCTGTGTCACTCAAAAATCAGCATTGCTAATGCTTTACCCTGACCTACTGCCAAGACAGACTGGTCTTGATTTAAAAGTCTGAGACCTAATGTTCAAGAGGACTGATAATGTGTTTGACCCTGGCTGTTCAAAGTTTATTGTGCTCCGATTTATGaaatgttattatacagtagtggATTGCAGTTTTTagccctgtgtgttggtgttcatTCACTATACCTGCTCTATTGAAAGTTGTATCATGCATGTGTCATAGAAGAGTCTTCAATTCAATCTAAAACATTGACCTGTCCTGCGTGTGTGTTTGTCACAGAAAAAGCCCTATGGCATCGTGGAGCTAAAGCCCAGACTGT encodes the following:
- the ndub6 gene encoding NADH dehydrogenase 1 beta subcomplex subunit 6, with protein sequence MTGYTADEKLRVEQISNLRRKWLKDQELSPREPVLPKTAPGPVAKFWAGFLEPKTLWRLYTYKAYTGGVFALTRLLIPAWVVHYYVKYHVAKKPYGIVELKPRLFPGDTILETGEVVPDLPESHGHH